A section of the Leptospira kobayashii genome encodes:
- the purD gene encoding phosphoribosylamine--glycine ligase has translation MKNKLKVLLIGGGGREHALAHSILQSSHLEELKVFPGNGGFDSRLILNPDEISITDKNKFLAYIKNSNTDLVVVGPEDPLVAGLADWCDEIQIPCFGPSAYCAQIEGSKHFAKEMMKDAYIPTASFAVFEDFHSAWSYSQKQMLPLVVKADGLAAGKGVTVALTIEEVKQALNDIFIEQKFGASGAKVVIESFLEGNEASLFVITDGKNYTCLPAAQDHKRAFDGDVGPNTGGMGAYAPAPIVTDAVLKEVKKAIIEPILAEFRNRKFPYKGLLYVGLMISKDQKPNVVEFNCRFGDPETQCVLRLIDEDILPIFYQASTGTLESRDLKLKSGASAVVVLAAKGYPDAPMKGMELEIPSPTDSVLVFHAGTKKDESGKLISSGGRILGITSVSESLKETLDQCYNFLSKISAPNTFYRRDIGKRAL, from the coding sequence TTGAAAAATAAACTTAAAGTTTTGTTAATCGGCGGTGGGGGTAGGGAACATGCTCTTGCACATTCCATACTTCAGTCTTCCCATCTAGAAGAATTAAAAGTTTTTCCCGGAAATGGCGGTTTTGATTCCCGTTTGATTTTAAATCCGGATGAAATTTCGATAACCGATAAAAACAAATTTCTTGCATATATTAAGAATTCAAATACGGACTTGGTCGTGGTCGGGCCCGAAGATCCTTTGGTTGCGGGACTTGCGGATTGGTGTGACGAAATCCAAATTCCTTGTTTCGGGCCCTCAGCGTATTGCGCACAAATAGAAGGATCGAAACATTTCGCAAAGGAAATGATGAAGGATGCTTATATTCCGACTGCTTCCTTTGCTGTTTTCGAAGACTTTCATTCCGCTTGGTCTTATTCTCAAAAACAGATGCTTCCTTTGGTTGTCAAAGCGGACGGTCTTGCCGCAGGAAAAGGTGTAACGGTTGCACTTACCATCGAAGAAGTAAAACAAGCATTAAATGATATATTCATAGAACAAAAATTCGGAGCGAGCGGTGCAAAGGTTGTGATCGAATCTTTTCTGGAAGGAAACGAGGCATCCTTATTTGTCATCACCGACGGCAAAAACTATACCTGCCTTCCCGCTGCGCAGGACCACAAACGAGCGTTTGATGGTGATGTAGGCCCGAATACGGGTGGAATGGGTGCTTATGCACCCGCACCGATTGTTACTGATGCGGTTTTGAAAGAAGTAAAAAAGGCTATCATCGAACCGATTCTCGCCGAATTTCGCAATAGAAAATTTCCTTACAAAGGACTTCTCTATGTAGGTCTTATGATTTCCAAAGACCAAAAGCCGAATGTAGTCGAATTCAATTGTCGGTTTGGTGATCCGGAAACCCAATGTGTGCTTCGTTTGATTGATGAAGACATTCTTCCGATTTTTTATCAGGCCTCTACCGGCACATTGGAATCCAGAGATTTGAAATTAAAGTCGGGAGCAAGTGCTGTTGTCGTTCTTGCCGCAAAAGGTTATCCCGATGCTCCGATGAAAGGAATGGAGTTGGAAATCCCATCTCCTACGGATTCGGTTTTGGTATTTCATGCTGGAACCAAAAAAGACGAATCCGGCAAATTGATCTCTAGCGGAGGAAGAATTTTGGGAATCACATCCGTATCCGAAAGTTTGAAAGAAACATTGGATCAGTGTTATAATTTTCTTTCCAAAATTTCGGCGCCGAATACTTTTTACCGTCGTGATATAGGAAAACGGGCTCTATAA
- the prfB gene encoding peptide chain release factor 2, whose translation MDRSLKELKKQTQETIVRFKEYWDLHNFQEDFDRLQSLVEKANDPKLWDNADHAKTVTQKRNELQMKLDPWLELQKELLELPDLIELTSEELGEEGLPSLNSDYEKLYDKFEDLQMLDALSGNDDNKPAFINIHPGAGGTESQDWADMLLRMYTRYCEKKGYQVSLVDYQEGEAAGIKNATLYVHGDHPFGYLKCESGVHRLVRISPFDSNKRRHTSFASVYVTPEVDDDIKINIEEKDLRIDVYRSSGAGGQHVNTTDSAVRITHVPSGIVVACQNERSQIKNRDTAMKMLKARLYEMEKQKAAEENEKKAGEKRDISWGSQIRSYVFHPYNLVKDHRTDFETGNVHAVMDGDLEGFIIAFLKYVTNLKFGVKA comes from the coding sequence ATGGATCGTTCGCTCAAAGAACTTAAAAAACAAACCCAAGAAACAATCGTTAGGTTTAAAGAATATTGGGATCTTCATAACTTTCAGGAAGATTTCGACCGTTTGCAATCTTTGGTGGAAAAGGCAAATGATCCTAAACTTTGGGACAATGCAGACCACGCAAAGACTGTGACTCAGAAAAGAAACGAGTTGCAGATGAAATTGGACCCTTGGTTGGAATTGCAAAAGGAATTATTGGAATTGCCGGATTTGATCGAGCTTACCAGCGAAGAATTGGGCGAAGAAGGTTTGCCGAGTCTCAATTCCGATTATGAAAAATTATACGACAAGTTTGAAGACTTGCAGATGTTAGATGCCCTTTCCGGCAACGACGATAATAAACCTGCATTCATCAATATTCATCCCGGAGCGGGTGGTACCGAATCCCAGGATTGGGCTGACATGTTGCTTCGAATGTACACTCGTTATTGTGAAAAAAAAGGATACCAGGTTTCTCTTGTTGATTATCAGGAAGGAGAAGCGGCAGGTATTAAAAATGCCACTTTATATGTGCATGGTGATCATCCTTTCGGATATTTAAAATGCGAATCCGGTGTACACAGATTGGTTCGGATTTCACCTTTCGATTCCAATAAAAGAAGGCATACTTCCTTTGCTTCGGTTTACGTAACTCCCGAAGTGGATGATGATATCAAAATCAATATTGAAGAAAAAGATCTGCGGATCGATGTGTATCGTTCTTCCGGAGCGGGTGGTCAGCACGTGAACACTACGGACTCTGCAGTTCGAATCACTCATGTTCCTTCCGGTATTGTGGTCGCTTGTCAAAATGAAAGATCTCAGATTAAAAACAGAGATACCGCCATGAAAATGCTGAAGGCAAGACTATATGAAATGGAAAAACAAAAAGCGGCCGAGGAAAATGAAAAAAAAGCCGGAGAAAAAAGAGATATCTCCTGGGGCTCGCAAATTCGAAGTTATGTGTTTCATCCTTATAATCTTGTAAAAGATCATCGTACCGACTTTGAAACAGGAAACGTGCATGCCGTAATGGACGGAGATTTGGAAGGTTTCATCATTGCATTTTTGAAATATGTAACAAATTTAAAATTCGGTGTGAAGGCGTAA
- a CDS encoding sigma 54-interacting transcriptional regulator, with amino-acid sequence MAQSQDISSTIRKIQKEIHILPNISDRLNYILEATLALFGATTGSISITDQEENVLTIVAAKGMDWEKKIAVKLPFNLGVTGRAASSREIVYAPDVTKDANYIKLIESVRSELAIPLVTRDTTIGVLNLESDKVDFFQPAIINQANLFASQLTIVILEERIAKEAVEKSKREEDPVEEILGYDPLILFLKNRIRQVGPSDTSVMIIGEEGAGKKLVSKSLHFVSQRKNKAFLTVDCAGLSHELLEAELFGSYSGKIFNSGKLEQANGGSIYIESIGDLPFDLQERLLVTLREKKIPNPTADEGSVLNLRVFTGSKRDLLDEIQNGKFSMDLYYRLAEVPLRVPPLRERRGDIPLLANHFIYIYNRQYGKNKTLTTEALRALAIMPWGGNVRQLQSAVQYSVLVAPETELVATSFAQSSLGKLESDLPVSQMAGSNLSIPPDILTPSENLSLKIATERLEAVWIKEAFQRVSTQEEAAKLLGISRGALQYKIKNNQFLIGYNS; translated from the coding sequence ATGGCACAGTCTCAGGATATTTCGAGCACGATTCGAAAGATCCAGAAAGAGATCCATATTCTCCCGAATATTTCCGATAGGCTAAATTATATCCTCGAAGCCACCTTGGCTTTGTTTGGCGCTACTACCGGAAGTATTTCCATTACCGATCAGGAAGAAAATGTTCTTACGATCGTTGCCGCAAAGGGCATGGATTGGGAGAAAAAAATCGCGGTAAAATTACCTTTCAATCTGGGGGTAACCGGTAGAGCCGCATCTTCCAGGGAAATCGTTTATGCGCCCGATGTTACCAAAGATGCCAATTATATCAAATTGATTGAATCCGTAAGATCGGAGCTTGCGATCCCGCTTGTGACCCGTGATACGACGATCGGAGTTTTGAACCTAGAGTCGGACAAGGTGGATTTTTTCCAACCTGCGATCATCAACCAGGCCAATTTATTCGCATCCCAGCTAACAATTGTTATACTAGAAGAAAGAATAGCCAAAGAGGCCGTTGAAAAATCGAAACGGGAAGAAGATCCTGTAGAAGAGATTTTGGGTTACGATCCTCTGATTTTATTTTTGAAAAATAGAATTCGTCAAGTAGGTCCTTCCGATACTTCCGTAATGATCATAGGAGAAGAAGGTGCCGGCAAAAAATTAGTTTCAAAATCCCTTCACTTCGTTTCTCAAAGAAAAAACAAGGCCTTTCTGACTGTGGATTGCGCTGGGCTCAGCCACGAATTATTGGAAGCGGAATTATTCGGCTCTTACTCAGGTAAAATTTTCAACTCGGGAAAATTGGAACAGGCAAATGGCGGATCGATTTATATCGAATCAATCGGAGATCTTCCTTTCGATTTGCAAGAACGATTACTTGTCACTTTAAGAGAGAAAAAGATTCCCAATCCGACCGCGGACGAAGGTAGTGTTTTAAATCTAAGGGTATTTACCGGAAGTAAACGGGATCTATTGGACGAAATTCAAAATGGAAAGTTTTCCATGGATTTGTATTATCGCCTAGCAGAAGTTCCGCTTAGAGTACCGCCCCTTCGAGAAAGAAGAGGGGACATTCCTCTCCTTGCGAATCATTTCATTTATATCTACAATCGCCAATATGGAAAAAACAAAACTCTGACTACCGAGGCTTTGCGCGCATTGGCTATCATGCCTTGGGGAGGAAATGTAAGACAATTACAAAGTGCGGTTCAATATTCTGTGTTAGTTGCGCCTGAAACGGAATTGGTGGCCACTTCTTTTGCTCAAAGTTCTTTGGGAAAATTGGAGTCGGATTTGCCGGTGAGCCAAATGGCAGGTTCGAATTTGTCAATTCCCCCGGACATTCTGACCCCCAGCGAAAATCTATCTTTGAAAATTGCTACCGAAAGACTGGAGGCGGTCTGGATCAAGGAAGCATTCCAAAGGGTTTCCACTCAGGAGGAAGCCGCAAAACTTCTAGGGATTAGCCGAGGTGCTCTCCAATATAAGATCAAAAACAACCAATTTCTTATCGGATACAACTCCTAA
- a CDS encoding OmpA family protein, with the protein MADSYYRTIKGKQYDRELLEIVEKATKRTKSPLNKNVAKNLFEAIKDGNDYTETEKRTVKYIRENFSFSEEADEYLRTEIRKWAAKISVAVKKPSAKKAASKKSKSSNTRSKTRNQIFEEEDSTSYFHSYDESEEDEIAPTPEYDELVELNNYEKKQSKSYRKLILIGLIVIAVVAIAYFARNCSCAPSKNKASKQTSINSSNSNTTPKIDLNRTEVEAGKVTSRFKTRGEAIRYINDLKIRFIKQSLTLSSDAPDQIATLASALKEYPEINVRIKGHTCFIGELDENKILSDERAKFIKDELEKNGVSSSQLDYRGFGETTNIDTNYTEAGRIQNRRVDFSVLGVDVSKEKKP; encoded by the coding sequence GTGGCTGATAGTTATTACCGAACCATAAAAGGCAAACAATATGATCGGGAGTTACTCGAAATCGTCGAGAAGGCTACGAAACGTACAAAATCCCCTTTAAACAAAAATGTTGCTAAGAACCTTTTTGAAGCCATCAAAGATGGAAACGATTATACCGAGACGGAAAAAAGAACCGTAAAATACATTCGGGAGAATTTTAGTTTCTCGGAAGAAGCGGACGAATACTTAAGAACAGAGATTCGAAAATGGGCTGCTAAAATTTCCGTCGCAGTTAAAAAACCTTCTGCCAAAAAAGCGGCTTCTAAAAAATCAAAATCATCCAACACAAGATCAAAGACTAGAAATCAAATTTTCGAAGAAGAGGATTCAACCTCTTATTTTCATTCTTACGATGAATCCGAAGAAGATGAGATCGCTCCTACTCCGGAATACGATGAGTTGGTAGAACTGAATAATTACGAAAAGAAACAATCCAAATCTTATAGAAAATTGATCTTAATTGGTTTGATTGTTATCGCAGTTGTTGCCATTGCTTACTTCGCAAGAAACTGTTCTTGCGCTCCTTCAAAGAACAAGGCTTCCAAGCAAACAAGCATTAATTCATCAAATTCTAACACTACTCCTAAGATTGATTTGAATCGAACGGAAGTGGAAGCTGGAAAAGTTACTTCCCGATTCAAAACCCGGGGGGAAGCGATTCGGTATATCAACGACTTGAAAATTCGTTTTATCAAACAATCCTTAACACTTTCTTCGGATGCTCCCGATCAAATTGCAACTCTTGCTTCCGCATTGAAAGAATATCCTGAAATCAATGTAAGAATCAAAGGGCATACTTGTTTCATCGGGGAACTGGATGAAAACAAAATTTTATCCGATGAACGTGCGAAATTCATCAAAGACGAATTGGAAAAAAACGGAGTGAGTTCTTCCCAATTGGATTACAGAGGGTTCGGAGAGACTACAAATATAGATACGAACTATACCGAAGCAGGAAGGATTCAAAACAGACGGGTCGACTTTTCCGTATTAGGTGTTGATGTGTCAAAGGAAAAAAAACCTTAG
- a CDS encoding motility associated factor glycosyltransferase family protein translates to MNQDLLEKNLKSVSDDFAKEIRESEIPSDLQKTKSGDWTIELDGIFLHSKHDPKKEANRLVAELPDDNEKRVYLLFGAGLGYILPYILEKSNIDVVWMEPHPFLVKAAFSLFDFSSALDSEKLILVLHSTNEDEMNFAFKGKATTPITFVPHRSSWAWKESEYARLRAIAEQTFHKKDVNLATLTRFEKIWAKNICFNLFDLIRMKPVSLLFGLAKDTKVLVVCAGPSLYESIEEIIQYRDHYVMIAVDTALPILDHFRIEPDLVYSVDPQALNSQYLESHTGNSILIFDPTSTYLSLRLESGPKKGFFASSPFPMVKVLEEVAEKEIGHVPFGGSVSTNAASLATLMESKETFLVGQDLSFTKGWAHSKGAIMEERLNYKESRRFRRELHNYRQLSALPPKKVKGKNGEDHLTNEKMLIFKKWFESNAKENNWINLTKNGADLEGIPNRAFNSSFTDSDRLQADLVRKKIRTLAGEKSDYIPADSLLNKLDEIIKHLNEFSIPVKRGLELSKKLYSQIKTNQIHPQRFQEDLNKMDSIDEMVSQKKGLNEILSLGIQRTILTITEGYEDQLSLEERENAQLGIAKKSVLLYEGLFESLTTTKKNLKKTLYRLTEETSV, encoded by the coding sequence ATGAATCAAGATCTTTTAGAAAAAAATTTAAAATCGGTTTCCGATGATTTTGCAAAGGAAATCAGGGAAAGCGAAATCCCTTCCGATTTGCAAAAAACAAAATCCGGGGATTGGACGATCGAACTCGACGGTATCTTCCTTCATAGTAAACATGATCCCAAAAAAGAAGCGAACCGATTGGTTGCAGAACTTCCCGATGATAACGAAAAGAGAGTTTATCTTCTGTTTGGTGCAGGTCTCGGGTATATTCTACCTTACATATTGGAAAAATCAAATATAGACGTAGTTTGGATGGAACCCCATCCTTTTTTAGTCAAAGCGGCGTTTTCCTTATTTGATTTTTCTTCCGCACTTGATTCGGAAAAATTGATTTTGGTTTTACATTCGACTAACGAAGATGAAATGAATTTTGCTTTCAAAGGAAAAGCAACCACCCCTATTACATTTGTCCCTCATAGAAGTTCCTGGGCTTGGAAAGAATCGGAATATGCCCGGCTTCGTGCGATCGCAGAACAAACCTTTCATAAGAAAGACGTAAACCTAGCCACACTCACCCGATTTGAAAAAATCTGGGCGAAAAATATCTGTTTTAATCTTTTCGATCTCATTCGAATGAAACCGGTTTCTTTATTATTCGGTTTGGCCAAGGATACGAAGGTATTGGTTGTTTGTGCAGGACCCAGTCTTTATGAAAGTATCGAAGAAATCATCCAATACCGGGATCATTATGTAATGATTGCAGTGGATACCGCCTTACCTATATTAGATCATTTTAGGATAGAACCCGACTTGGTTTATTCCGTTGATCCCCAAGCTTTGAACAGCCAGTATTTGGAAAGTCATACTGGAAATTCGATTCTTATATTTGATCCGACTTCCACTTACTTGAGTTTACGATTGGAATCTGGTCCTAAAAAAGGATTCTTTGCTTCTTCTCCATTTCCTATGGTCAAAGTTTTGGAAGAAGTTGCGGAAAAAGAAATCGGTCATGTTCCTTTCGGCGGCTCCGTTTCTACAAATGCAGCAAGCCTAGCAACACTCATGGAATCGAAGGAAACTTTTTTAGTCGGACAGGATTTATCTTTTACAAAAGGTTGGGCTCATTCCAAAGGCGCAATTATGGAAGAACGTTTGAACTATAAAGAATCGCGTCGGTTCAGAAGGGAGCTTCATAATTACCGCCAATTGTCCGCGCTGCCTCCCAAAAAAGTAAAAGGTAAAAACGGAGAAGATCATCTAACAAATGAAAAGATGCTGATTTTTAAAAAATGGTTCGAATCCAATGCAAAGGAAAACAATTGGATCAATTTGACCAAAAATGGTGCTGACTTGGAAGGAATTCCTAACAGAGCGTTTAATAGTAGTTTTACGGACTCCGATCGATTGCAAGCGGATCTTGTCCGTAAAAAAATTCGCACACTCGCGGGTGAAAAATCCGATTATATTCCCGCAGACTCTCTTCTAAACAAATTGGATGAAATCATAAAACATCTGAACGAATTTTCCATTCCCGTGAAAAGAGGATTGGAACTTTCTAAAAAACTATATTCTCAAATCAAAACCAATCAAATTCATCCGCAAAGATTCCAGGAAGATCTCAATAAAATGGATTCTATCGATGAAATGGTATCTCAGAAAAAAGGATTGAACGAAATCTTAAGCCTGGGAATCCAAAGAACGATTTTGACGATTACGGAAGGATACGAAGACCAATTGAGTTTGGAAGAAAGAGAAAACGCCCAACTGGGTATTGCAAAAAAATCAGTGCTTTTGTATGAGGGACTTTTTGAATCCCTCACCACAACAAAAAAGAATCTTAAAAAAACCTTATATCGTTTGACGGAAGAGACTTCAGTCTAA
- a CDS encoding penicillin-binding protein yields MNESKLRLRYIFYLILGLFFILFIRVIYLTYFNDNIINLKAGKLVQRGTIYDRRGIELALSQESSTIGIDPPNIYDPELTSQELAPILGTSPEKLFNTIREKQNYFLLKREIEQKKANQIKALALPGVRVEKEFKRIYPQGSLASSLIGFTGYDDDKALSGLETIYNLELLSAADADSAKGNNVHLTIDSIIQYRLEKSLGKAFLETQSKKGIGIIMDAETGKILAMASYPNFDPNHFQDFPPEAQTNWGIRHVYEPGSTMKIFIALMLLNEGAILPHEKFYCPGFIEVGKNIIRCNEQHGPVDLEEILQYSCNVGIIKASQKISDVTFHRYLDQFHFGKRTNFSLHEARGYLSPLSKWNKSTPFFYSIGQGLSVTPIQLITSAAAVINGGIMYEPSVVSHITNSYGELVHEFTPRSEPLGVKKGAAEKVVEAMSKAVTSGTGKKAYLENYFIAGKTGTAQKSTAGQGYSQGLFTASFLGFFPADKPKYVGLILFDEPGGTAHTGGGIAAPVFREVVESIIPIVERSEKPQNYVLRTKKDKQFKLDPKIVPDFTGVTISESLVILKKLGLPYQITGSGFVMKQEPSPGTSTKSITEIKLFLEN; encoded by the coding sequence ATGAACGAAAGCAAACTCAGACTTCGCTATATATTCTACTTAATACTCGGTCTTTTTTTCATTCTTTTTATCAGAGTTATCTATCTTACCTACTTTAACGACAATATCATCAATTTAAAAGCCGGCAAACTGGTTCAAAGGGGTACGATTTACGACAGAAGGGGAATCGAGCTCGCCTTATCCCAAGAATCTTCCACGATCGGAATTGACCCGCCTAACATATATGACCCGGAGCTGACTTCTCAAGAATTGGCACCGATCTTGGGAACCTCTCCCGAAAAACTGTTCAATACGATTCGGGAAAAGCAGAATTACTTTTTATTGAAACGCGAAATCGAGCAGAAAAAAGCGAATCAAATCAAAGCGCTCGCATTGCCGGGAGTTCGTGTAGAAAAAGAATTCAAGAGAATTTACCCGCAAGGATCTCTTGCTTCGAGCCTCATCGGCTTCACCGGTTACGATGATGACAAAGCGCTCTCCGGACTAGAAACTATCTACAATCTCGAGCTGTTATCCGCAGCCGACGCAGACTCCGCCAAAGGAAACAATGTCCATCTAACGATAGATAGTATCATTCAATATCGTTTGGAAAAATCATTGGGCAAAGCATTCTTGGAAACCCAATCCAAAAAAGGAATAGGAATCATAATGGATGCGGAAACAGGTAAAATCCTGGCTATGGCTTCCTATCCTAATTTCGATCCGAATCATTTTCAGGACTTTCCTCCCGAGGCACAAACCAATTGGGGGATCCGCCATGTATATGAGCCCGGTTCCACCATGAAGATATTTATCGCATTGATGTTGTTAAATGAAGGGGCCATTCTGCCTCACGAAAAATTTTACTGTCCGGGATTTATTGAAGTGGGAAAAAACATCATTCGATGCAATGAACAGCACGGACCCGTTGACTTGGAAGAAATTTTACAATACTCTTGCAACGTAGGGATCATAAAAGCGTCCCAAAAAATTTCAGATGTTACTTTCCACCGTTATCTGGATCAGTTTCATTTCGGTAAACGGACGAATTTTTCCTTACACGAAGCCCGAGGTTATCTTTCTCCTCTTTCCAAATGGAATAAAAGCACACCTTTTTTCTATTCCATCGGGCAAGGTTTGTCCGTGACACCGATACAACTCATCACATCCGCTGCGGCAGTCATCAACGGTGGTATCATGTACGAGCCTTCGGTCGTTTCCCATATAACAAATTCATACGGTGAATTGGTTCACGAGTTCACTCCCAGAAGCGAACCTTTGGGAGTGAAAAAAGGTGCCGCAGAAAAAGTGGTGGAAGCGATGAGTAAAGCGGTCACATCCGGAACTGGAAAAAAGGCATATTTGGAAAATTATTTTATCGCGGGTAAAACGGGAACAGCGCAAAAATCAACCGCAGGCCAAGGGTACAGCCAAGGTTTGTTTACAGCTTCCTTTTTGGGCTTTTTTCCCGCCGACAAACCGAAGTATGTCGGTCTGATTCTTTTCGACGAACCCGGCGGAACCGCACATACCGGAGGCGGGATCGCTGCACCTGTGTTTCGGGAAGTGGTGGAAAGTATCATTCCCATCGTGGAAAGAAGTGAAAAACCGCAAAACTATGTTTTGCGAACGAAAAAAGACAAACAATTCAAACTGGATCCGAAGATCGTACCTGATTTCACAGGAGTTACCATTTCGGAAAGTTTGGTTATTTTGAAAAAGTTAGGGCTACCTTATCAGATTACCGGATCGGGCTTTGTGATGAAACAGGAACCCAGCCCGGGAACATCGACAAAATCTATAACAGAGATTAAATTGTTTTTAGAGAACTAG
- the lepB gene encoding signal peptidase I, whose amino-acid sequence MDKEREIIPLKKKIKRYLKRILGLLLFCGILLLTRIFLFQVYSIQGNSMYPTLENGSIAFVWKAGFAVSAKFFGTPWAYREPNIEKLDLVLFANQEGELIVKRVIGLPNEFYSIEAGRVVIDSQMLLENYLPQGSFTSEPDNSIFLNLKNSPFLAMNSQGRIPPGYYLLLGDNREYSTDSRSMGLVPVEKIKGKVIFYF is encoded by the coding sequence ATGGATAAAGAAAGAGAAATCATTCCTTTGAAAAAAAAGATAAAACGTTACCTGAAACGCATTTTGGGACTTTTGCTTTTTTGCGGGATTTTACTTTTAACCCGGATCTTTCTGTTTCAGGTTTATTCCATTCAGGGCAATTCCATGTATCCGACCCTGGAAAACGGCTCCATTGCCTTCGTATGGAAAGCCGGATTTGCCGTTTCGGCCAAATTTTTCGGTACTCCCTGGGCCTATCGGGAACCGAATATTGAAAAACTGGATCTGGTTCTGTTTGCCAATCAGGAAGGCGAACTCATTGTAAAAAGAGTGATCGGTTTGCCTAACGAGTTTTATTCCATAGAAGCAGGAAGGGTAGTGATCGACTCACAGATGTTACTCGAAAATTATTTACCTCAGGGAAGTTTTACGAGCGAGCCGGACAATTCCATATTTTTAAATCTTAAAAATTCACCCTTTTTGGCAATGAACTCTCAGGGAAGGATTCCTCCGGGATACTATCTTCTATTAGGTGACAATCGGGAATATTCGACCGATTCCAGAAGTATGGGCTTGGTACCTGTGGAAAAAATCAAAGGTAAAGTCATTTTCTATTTTTAA
- the thrC gene encoding threonine synthase, with translation MSLTKNDFRAQFRCTHETCGKTYSLGQVIYSCERDGELLSVEHDLDQLKKISAKEWKDLFDSRYRSREFPFTSGVWGKKEWVLPEIKVENIVTSGEGTSHLYDADRWAKDLGLGGLFIKQCGISHTGSFKDLGMTVLVSQVKQMIADGVPIDAVACASTGDTSAALASYAAKAGIPAIIFLPANKVSTAQLIQPVSNGALVLALDTDFDGCMAIVKQVTQEKSIYLANSMNSLRIEGQKTIAIEITQQLNWNVPDWIVIPGGNLGNVSALGMGFEMMKELGLIDRLPRILLAQAKNASPLYDSFQTGFANFKSVTAQKTLASAIQIGDPVSVKKAIRILKKFDGIVEVATEEELSDAAARGDLYGLYNDPHTGVALAAMLKAKEKGDIKKGDQVVVISTANGLKFTEFKVNYHERKIPGTDERLSNSIISCPANLGSVMEILGKKLDHYK, from the coding sequence ATGTCACTTACAAAAAATGATTTCCGCGCGCAGTTTCGCTGCACCCACGAGACCTGTGGGAAAACTTACTCTTTAGGACAGGTAATTTATTCCTGCGAAAGGGACGGGGAACTTCTCTCCGTAGAGCATGACCTTGACCAATTGAAGAAAATTTCCGCAAAGGAATGGAAGGATCTATTTGATTCCAGATACCGTTCCAGGGAATTTCCGTTTACCTCAGGAGTTTGGGGGAAAAAGGAATGGGTTCTACCTGAGATCAAAGTGGAAAATATAGTGACCTCGGGAGAAGGAACAAGCCATCTTTATGATGCCGATCGTTGGGCAAAAGACCTTGGTCTCGGCGGACTTTTTATCAAACAATGTGGTATCTCCCACACTGGTTCTTTCAAAGACCTAGGTATGACTGTACTTGTCAGTCAAGTCAAACAGATGATAGCGGATGGTGTTCCGATCGATGCGGTGGCTTGTGCTTCCACAGGAGATACATCCGCCGCACTTGCTTCTTATGCGGCAAAAGCAGGTATTCCTGCTATTATATTTTTACCAGCTAACAAAGTATCTACGGCACAATTGATTCAGCCTGTTTCCAACGGAGCATTGGTTCTGGCTTTGGACACCGACTTCGACGGTTGTATGGCGATTGTAAAACAAGTGACTCAGGAAAAATCCATTTATCTTGCCAACTCGATGAATTCCCTTCGGATCGAAGGACAAAAAACAATCGCAATCGAAATTACACAGCAATTGAACTGGAATGTTCCGGATTGGATCGTTATTCCCGGAGGCAATTTGGGAAATGTTTCCGCGCTTGGAATGGGATTTGAAATGATGAAAGAGCTTGGACTCATCGATCGTTTGCCAAGAATTCTTTTGGCGCAAGCAAAGAATGCAAGTCCGCTTTATGATTCTTTCCAAACCGGTTTTGCAAATTTCAAATCCGTGACGGCGCAAAAAACTTTAGCTTCTGCGATTCAGATCGGAGATCCTGTTTCCGTGAAAAAGGCAATTCGTATTCTAAAGAAATTCGACGGGATTGTGGAAGTTGCAACCGAAGAAGAACTATCTGATGCTGCGGCAAGGGGAGATCTTTACGGCCTTTATAATGACCCTCATACCGGGGTTGCACTTGCTGCAATGCTTAAGGCGAAGGAAAAGGGAGACATAAAAAAAGGGGATCAGGTCGTCGTAATTTCCACTGCCAACGGGTTAAAGTTCACTGAATTCAAAGTCAATTATCATGAAAGGAAGATCCCCGGAACTGATGAAAGACTAAGTAATTCCATTATTTCCTGCCCGGCAAATCTCGGCAGTGTGATGGAAATTTTAGGGAAAAAACTAGATCACTATAAATAG